Proteins encoded within one genomic window of Fragaria vesca subsp. vesca linkage group LG1, FraVesHawaii_1.0, whole genome shotgun sequence:
- the LOC101311034 gene encoding calcium-transporting ATPase 2, plasma membrane-type-like isoform 2 → MLCLQNAIGEMGIYSQFLSPKDLTRWILDHAEVAVMPLATQEKPRIAGSLSEASFRSARGMKSSDSVLPADVAILADQVESFERGLDGLFVFGYSVLIDASSLIGESKPIVVTPENPVLVAGTKVLDGQCTMMVTRVGMTIEHESLMGYIQVLRNRLGQNTIDYKALVCFVAACRTMVINSNSLFVTVPLDEASVKHLQVTSSDFAGEGLGTWCLGYMELDKEFSAEDPIPTSEYTCIGIVGTTIPPGIKESVAICRSAGINGGATERTNWVLCPC, encoded by the exons ATGTTATGTTTGCAAAATGCTATTGGGGAAATGGGGATCTATTCTCAGTTTCTTAGCCCAAAAGATTTGACCCGATGGATTCTCGATCACGCTGAGGTCGCGGTTATGCCCCTAGCTACTCAG GAGAAACCGCGGATTGCTGGTTCATTGTCTGAAGCTTCATTCAGATCTGCTCGAG GTATGAAGTCAAGTGACTCTGTCTTGCCTGCCGACGTTGCAATACTTGCTGATCAAGTGGAATCCTTTGAGCGAGGTCTTG ATGGGCTGTTTGTCTTCGGATACTCTGTCTTAATCGATGCATCGAGTTTAATTGGTGAGAGTAAGCCTATAGTGGTAACTCCTGAAAACCCTGTCCTTGTTGCTGGAACTAAGGTTTTAGATGGACAATGCACAATGATGGTTACCAGAGTAGGGATGACAATCGAACATGAAAGTTTGATGGGTTACATACAAGTTCTAAGAAATAGATTGGGGCAGAATACGATAGATTATAAAGCACTTGTTTGCTTCGTGGCCGCTTGCAGAACTATGGTGATCAATTCAAACAGTTTGTTTGTAACTGTTCCTCTTGATGAAGCATCAGTCAAGCATCTTCAAGTTACTAGCAGTGATTTTGCTGGTGAGGGTCTTGGAACTTGGTGCCTTGGGTATATGGAACTAGACAAAGAATTCTCAGCTGAGGATCCCATTCCAACTTCTGAATATACTTGCATAGGAATTGTTGGCACTACAATTCCTCCTGGTATCAAGGAGTCTGTTGCAATTTGCCGTTCAGCTGGTATCAATGGTGGAGCTACTGAAAGGACCAACTGGGTCCTGTGCCCCTGCTAA
- the LOC101311034 gene encoding calcium-transporting ATPase 2, plasma membrane-type-like isoform 1 encodes MLCLQNAIGEMGIYSQFLSPKDLTRWILDHAEVAVMPLATQEKPRIAGSLSEASFRSARGMKSSDSVLPADVAILADQVESFERGLGRSFFASSVDESEFFLIGPDLKKLRYPGIPGDMLHLSKGDTVPADGLFVFGYSVLIDASSLIGESKPIVVTPENPVLVAGTKVLDGQCTMMVTRVGMTIEHESLMGYIQVLRNRLGQNTIDYKALVCFVAACRTMVINSNSLFVTVPLDEASVKHLQVTSSDFAGEGLGTWCLGYMELDKEFSAEDPIPTSEYTCIGIVGTTIPPGIKESVAICRSAGINGGATERTNWVLCPC; translated from the exons ATGTTATGTTTGCAAAATGCTATTGGGGAAATGGGGATCTATTCTCAGTTTCTTAGCCCAAAAGATTTGACCCGATGGATTCTCGATCACGCTGAGGTCGCGGTTATGCCCCTAGCTACTCAG GAGAAACCGCGGATTGCTGGTTCATTGTCTGAAGCTTCATTCAGATCTGCTCGAG GTATGAAGTCAAGTGACTCTGTCTTGCCTGCCGACGTTGCAATACTTGCTGATCAAGTGGAATCCTTTGAGCGAGGTCTTGGTAGGTCTTTTTTTGCAAGCTCTGTAGATGAATCGGAATTCTTTCTGATAGGTCCTGATTTGAAGAAGTTGAGATATCCTGGAATACCTGGTGATATGTTACACCTTTCTAAAGGGGACACCGTACCTGCAGATGGGCTGTTTGTCTTCGGATACTCTGTCTTAATCGATGCATCGAGTTTAATTGGTGAGAGTAAGCCTATAGTGGTAACTCCTGAAAACCCTGTCCTTGTTGCTGGAACTAAGGTTTTAGATGGACAATGCACAATGATGGTTACCAGAGTAGGGATGACAATCGAACATGAAAGTTTGATGGGTTACATACAAGTTCTAAGAAATAGATTGGGGCAGAATACGATAGATTATAAAGCACTTGTTTGCTTCGTGGCCGCTTGCAGAACTATGGTGATCAATTCAAACAGTTTGTTTGTAACTGTTCCTCTTGATGAAGCATCAGTCAAGCATCTTCAAGTTACTAGCAGTGATTTTGCTGGTGAGGGTCTTGGAACTTGGTGCCTTGGGTATATGGAACTAGACAAAGAATTCTCAGCTGAGGATCCCATTCCAACTTCTGAATATACTTGCATAGGAATTGTTGGCACTACAATTCCTCCTGGTATCAAGGAGTCTGTTGCAATTTGCCGTTCAGCTGGTATCAATGGTGGAGCTACTGAAAGGACCAACTGGGTCCTGTGCCCCTGCTAA
- the LOC101311512 gene encoding calcium-transporting ATPase 2, plasma membrane-type-like — MESYLQNFGEVKAKGSSEETLQKWRKLCGVVKNPKRRFRFTANLSKRTEAAAMRRTNQEKLRIAVLVSKAAFQFIQGVQPSDYVLPQEVKAAGFEICADEVGSIVEGHDVKKLKFHGGVTGLTKKLCTSVEDGLNTETDLNTRRQEIFGINKFTESEQRGFFVFVWEALQDMTLMILGVCAFVSLLVGIAMEGWPVGAHDGLGIVASIMLVVFVTATSDYRQSLQFKDLDKEKKKIAMQVTRNGYRQKMSIYELLPGDIVHLSIGDQVPADGLFVSGFSVLIDESSLTGESEPIMVTPENPFLLSGTKVQDGSCKMMVTTVGMRTQWGKLMATLSEGGDDETPLQVKLNGVATIIGKIGLFFAVVTFAVMVQGLFSQKLSEGTQWSWNGDDAMKLLEFFAIAVTIVVVAVPEGLPLAVTLSLAFAMKKMMNDKALVRHLAACETMGSATNICSDKTGTLTTNKMTVVKSCLCMNVKDVSNLSDASSLFSDLPESVKKLLLQSIFNNTGGEVVVNKGGKNEMLGTPTDTALLAFGLALGGDFQAERKASKIVKVEPFNSTKKRMGVVLELPEGGGFRAHTKGASEIILANCDKVINSNGETVPLDEASINHLKVTINDFACEALRTLCLGYMDLDKFSAEDAIPTSGYTCLGIVGIKDPVRPGVKESVAVCRSAGITVRMVTGDNIHTAKAIARECGILTDDGLAIEGPEFREKNQEELLSLIPKIQVMARSSPLDKHTLVKHLRTTFDEVVAVTGDGTNDAPALHEADIGLAMGIAGTEVAKESADVIILDDNFSTIVTVAKWGRSVYINIQKFVQFQLTVNIVALIVNFSSACLTGSAPLTAVQLLWVNMIMDTLGALALATEPPNNDLMKRPPVGKRQNFISNVMWRNILGQSFYQFTVIWLLQAKGESIFGLDGPDSHLILNTLIFNTFVFCQVFNEISSREMEDIDVFKGILDNYVFVAVLGSTVVFQIIIIEFLGKFASTTPLTLCQWFVTVFIGFIGMPIAAFLKMIPV; from the exons ATGGAGAGTTATTTGCAGAATTTTGGGGAAGTGAAGGCAAAGGGATCGTCTGAAGAAACGTTGCAGAAATGGAGGAAGCTTTGTGGGGTAGTGAAGAACCCGAAAAGACGGTTTCGGTTCACTGCTAATCTTTCCAAGCGTACAGAGGCTGCGGCCATGCGCCGTACCAATCAG GAGAAATTGAGGATTGCAGTTTTGGTTTCTAAAGCTGCATTTCAATTTATTCAAG GTGTACAACCAAGTGACTATGTTCTACCTCAGGAAGTTAAAGCCGCGGGTTTTGAGATTTGTGCTGATGAAGTGGGATCCATTGTGGAAGGTCATGATGTGAAGAAGCTGAAATTTCATGGAGGTGTAACTGGCCTTACAAAGAAGCTGTGTACATCAGTAGAAGATGGGCTTAATACCGAAACTGATTTGAACACTCGAAGACAAGAGATTTTCGGCATTAATAAGTTTACTGAGAGTGAGCAGCGTGGTTTCTTTGTATTTGTTTGGGAAGCCCTGCAGGACATGACTCTTATGATCCTTGGAGTGTGTGCTTTTGTGTCGCTTCTCGTTGGAATAGCAATGGAAGGATGGCCAGTAGGAGCTCATGATGGGCTTGGAATTGTTGCCAGTATCATGTTGGTTGTGTTTGTCACAGCAACAAGTGATTATCGCCAATCACTACAGTTCAAGGACTTGGACAAGGAGAAGAAAAAGATTGCTATGCAAGTAACAAGAAATGGATATAGGCAGAAAATGTCTATATATGAACTACTTCCTGGTGACATTGTACACCTTTCTATTGGAGACCAAGTACCTGCTGATGGTCTATTTGTTTCTGGATTTTCTGTCTTAATTGATGAATCCAGTTTAACTGGTGAGAGTGAGCCTATAATGGTAACTCCTGAAAATCCCTTTCTTCTTTCTGGAACTAAGGTTCAAGATGGATCATGCAAGATGATGGTCACCACAGTTGGGATGAGAACTCAATGGGGCAAACTGATGGCCACACTAAGTGAAGGCGGAGATGATGAAACCCCATTGCAAGTGAAGTTGAATGGAGTGGCAACCATCATTGGTAAGATAGGACTTTTCTTTGCTGTTGTGACTTTTGCTGTTATGGTGCAAGGACTGTTTAGTCAAAAACTGAGCGAAGGGACACAATGGAGCTGGAATGGAGATGATGCAATGAAATTGCTAGAGTTCTTTGCTATTGCAGTTACAATTGTTGTTGTTGCTGTACCTGAGGGGTTGCCACTGGCTGTGACATTGAGCCTTGCGTTTGCCATGAAGAAAATGATGAATGATAAGGCGCTTGTTCGTCATCTAGCAGCTTGCGAAACTATGGGATCAGCCACCAACATTTGCAGTGACAAAACTGGGACACTGACTACCAACAAAATGACTGTTGTCAAGTCATGCCTTTGCATGAATGTCAAAGATGTGAGCAACCTCAGTGATGCTTCAAGCTTGTTCTCTGATCTTCCGGAATCTGTTAAGAAGTTGTTGCTGCAATCGATATTTAATAACACTGGTGGAGAAGTTGTGGTTAACAAAGGTGGCAAGAATGAGATGTTGGGAACACCTACCGACACTGCATTGTTGGCGTTTGGCTTGGCACTTGGTGGAGATTTTCAAGCAGAGAGAAAAGCTTCTAAAATTGTGAAAGTTGAGCCTTTCAACTCAACAAAGAAAAGAATGGGGGTCGTGTTGGAACTGCCTGAAGGAGGAGGTTTCAGAGCACATACTAAAGGTGCTTCAGAAATCATTTTGGCCAACTGTGATAAGGTGATCAATTCAAATGGTGAAACTGTTCCTCTTGATGAGGCATCCATTAACCATCTCAAAGTTACTATCAATGATTTTGCTTGTGAGGCTCTTCGAACTTTATGCCTTGGCTATATGGATTTAGACAAATTCTCTGCTGAGGATGCCATTCCAACTTCTGGATATACTTGCTTAGGAATTGTTGGCATTAAAGATCCTGTTCGTCCCGGTGTGAAGGAGTCTGTTGCAGTTTGCCGTTCAGCTGGTATCACAGTAAGAATGGTTACAGGAGACAATATCCACACTGCAAAGGCCATAGCAAGGGAATGTGGAATTCTCACAGATGATGGATTAGCCATTGAAGGTCCGGAGTTCAGGGAGAAGAATCAAGAAGAATTGCTTTCACTAATTCCTAAAATTCAG GTCATGGCACGATCATCGCCTCTAGACAAGCATACACTGGTGAAACACTTGAGGACAACATTTGATGAAGTTGTTGCTGTAACTGGTGATGGAACAAATGATGCCCCAGCACTTCATGAGGCAGATATTGGACTAGCCATGGGCATTGCCGGAACTGAG GTGGCTAAGGAGAGTGCTGATGTTATAATTCTGGATGATAATTTCTCCACAATTGTGACAGTGGCAAAATGGGGACGTTCGGTTTACATCAACATTCAAAAATTTGTGCAGTTCCAGCTGACTGTCAATATTGTTGCACTGATTGTTAATTTCTCCTCGGCTTGTTTGACAG GGAGTGCACCCCTCACTGCTGTTCAGCTACTGTGGGTGAACATGATTATGGACACACTGGGAGCACTTGCACTTGCAACTGAGCCTCCAAATAATGATTTAATGAAGCGTCCACCAGTTGGAAAGAGGCAAAATTTCATCAGTAATGTAATGTGGAGGAATATTTTGGGGCAGTCTTTCTATCAGTTTACAGTAATATGGCTTCTTCAGGCAAAAGGAGAATCAATATTTGGTCTTGATGGACCAGATTCTCATCTGATCCTGAACACTCTCATTTTCAATACATTTGTCTTCTGTCAG GTGTTCAACGAAATAAGCTCGCGTGAGATGGAAGACATAGATGTTTTCAAGGGCATATTGGATAACTATGTTTTCGTTGCAGTCCTCGGTTCCACAGTTGTGTTCCAGATCATTATTATCGAGTTCCTGGGGAAGTTTGCTAGCACAACACCTCTCACCTTGTGTCAATGGTTTGTTACCGTCTTCATTGGCTTTATAGGGATGCCAATTGCTGCTTTCTTGAAGATGATTCCTGTTTGA